The following proteins come from a genomic window of Anopheles ziemanni chromosome 3, idAnoZiCoDA_A2_x.2, whole genome shotgun sequence:
- the LOC131285449 gene encoding laminin subunit alpha-1-like, giving the protein MRRLLVLALIGGFYLTSGYVIQSVEEDNEYPPHYEVHLWEGKQLTLADYTNRKLYFPRWYYEGRLLTDPRCRVTQINLVCPSVSLHDSGRYELVATDRNDRRYLVMSVQVTVTRAVPEPRVFEPVSRFVEEVERVPARQDLYYDDCFCSGITGRCRMAEDLYRSVHNFNLSSAEPIERILSATDTTPERCIAIPGSVWAGNLITSYGGYLRFPVTNECYVERTKPCIILADKHGLAIGHFLPPRHDKRPLSVHMKESSWKLLNATEESGTQPDTYGAAPVDKFTFMSVLSHIHTVYIRGRYRSHEDNVLSIDLASPYDEGLGKVSTVEECLCHRGYAGLSCERCERGYTRDDEMISSTGVCISLSDLWRSIKRKYNVD; this is encoded by the exons ATGAGGAGACTGCTCGTGCTTGCTTTGATAGGCGGTTTCTATCTAACAAGTGGATACG TGATCCAATCAGTGGAGGAGGACAACGAATACCCTCCTCACTACGAGGTACATTTATGGGAGGGAAAGCAGCTAACGCTGGCAGATTATACAAACAGAAAGCTGTACTTTCCTCGCTGGTACTATGAAGGACGACTTCTCACCGACCCGCGCTGCCGTGTGACGCAGATCAATCTGGTGTGCCCTTCTGTATCGCTCCACGATAGTGGCCGGTACGAGTTGGTAGCAACGGATCGAAACGATCGCCGGTACCTCGTAATGTCGGTGCAAGTTACCGTGACCAGGGCTGTACCGGAACCTCGAGTGTTCGAACCGGTGTCACGGTTTGTAGAGGAGGTTGAGCGAGTGCCAGCTCGCCAGGACCTGTATTACGACGATTGCTTCTGCTCGGGCATAACCGGACGCTGTCGGATGGCGGAAGATCTTTACCGATCTGTG CACAACTTCAACCTCTCCAGTGCCGAACCTATCGAGCGTATCTTAAGTGCAACGGATACCACACCGGAACGGTGCATTGCCATCCCGGGTAGCGTTTGGGCCGGGAACCTCATCACGTCCTACGGCGGATACCTTCGCTTTCCGGTCACCAACGAGTGCTACGTGGAGCGAACGAAACCGTGCATCATACTCGCCGACAAGCACGGCCTAGCGATCGGACACTTTCTTCCGCCACGCCACGATAAACGTCCGCTGAGTGTGCACATGAAGGAATCGAGCTGGAAGTTGCTGAACGCAACGGAAGAGTCCGGGACGCAGCCCGACACGTACGGCGCAGCGCCGGTGGACAAGTTCACCTTCATGTCGGTGCTGAGCCACATCCACACGGTGTACATTCGGGGTCGGTACCGCTCGCATGAGGACAACGTGCTGTCGATCGACCTGGCGTCACCGTACGACGAGGGATTGGGCAAGGTCAGCACGGTCGAGGAATGCTTGTGCCACCGGGGCTACGCGGGTCTGTCGTGCGAGCGTTGTGAGAGGGGTTACACTCGAGATGACGAAATGATCAGCTCGACTGGAGTGTGCATAAGCCTTTCCGATCTGTGGCGTTCCATCAAGCGGAAGTACAATGTTGATTAA